One segment of candidate division KSB1 bacterium DNA contains the following:
- a CDS encoding insulinase family protein, with translation MALQRVSWFLMLFFIVVTALPAADIDIPYTKYVLDNGLTLLVHEDHKAPIVAVNIWYHVGSKNEKPGKTGFAHLFEHLMFNGSENFDDDYFQAMERIGATDLNGTTSEDRTNYFQNVPTSALDIALWMESDRMGHLLGAVTQAKLDEQRGVVQNEKRQYENEPYAIAEELITTACFPKGHPYSWTVIGSMEDLDAASLDDVHQWFKTYYGPNNAVLVIAGDISPEIAYEKVKRYFGDIPPGPPIAKHQVWIAKRTGTHRQTAQDRVPQARLYRGWNIPEWGSLEGTYLDLVSDVLASGKNSRLYKRLVYQDQIATDVSAYVDLREIAGLFTIVATAKPGMELSVVEKAVDEELQKFLKTGPTEKELKRIKTQYRASFIRGIERIGGFGGKSDILASNMTFAGSPDFYKVTLDRVQKATAADLKAAAVKWLSDGDYVLTILPYPQLSSAQESAVDRSKLPEPGEPPQAGFPSLQRTELTNGLKVVLIERHTIPVVNFQLLVDAGYAADPADLPGAARLTMDMLDEGTKSKTSLQINEELQMLGASLGTGSSLDVCTVSLNALKENLLPSLNLFADVILNPVFPEGEFARLQKETLARIQREKVTPVQMALRVFPGLLYGRDHSYGKPLTGSGTEASVSRMTRKTLVDFHQAWFKPNNATLIVVGDVKMAEVKPLLENLFKSWKPGEVPKKKIDPVQDKPSAVYIVDRPGSLQSVIFAGHLTLPRANELEEAVDLMNNILGGDFTSRINMNLREDKHWTYGARSLVIAAKGQRMYVSYSPVQADKTAEAMVEIKKELEGIVGDRPPTEDEFLKTQSNVLLGLPGSWETISSIAGSAAEIVQYNLPDDYFQKYPGRLRAMTVEDVRRAAKAAVKPQALIWVIVGDRSKIEEPIKALGFGEIRAVDADGNLL, from the coding sequence ATGGCATTACAACGGGTTTCATGGTTTCTCATGCTGTTTTTTATTGTCGTGACGGCGCTGCCGGCGGCGGACATCGATATCCCTTACACCAAATACGTTCTCGACAACGGTCTGACGCTGCTGGTGCACGAGGATCATAAAGCGCCGATTGTCGCCGTCAACATTTGGTATCATGTGGGTTCCAAGAATGAAAAGCCCGGCAAGACCGGCTTTGCGCATCTCTTTGAGCATTTGATGTTCAACGGCTCGGAGAATTTCGATGACGACTATTTCCAAGCCATGGAGCGCATCGGCGCCACGGATCTCAACGGAACGACCAGCGAGGACCGAACCAATTATTTTCAGAACGTGCCGACTTCGGCTCTCGACATCGCTTTGTGGATGGAATCGGATCGCATGGGACACCTGCTCGGCGCCGTCACCCAGGCCAAACTGGACGAGCAGCGCGGCGTGGTGCAGAACGAAAAGCGTCAGTATGAAAATGAACCTTATGCGATCGCTGAAGAGCTGATCACCACGGCCTGCTTTCCCAAAGGACATCCTTACTCCTGGACGGTGATCGGCTCCATGGAGGATTTGGACGCTGCTTCGCTTGATGATGTCCATCAATGGTTCAAAACCTATTACGGCCCGAATAACGCGGTTTTGGTGATTGCCGGCGACATTAGCCCCGAGATCGCTTATGAAAAAGTCAAGCGCTACTTCGGCGATATTCCGCCCGGACCGCCGATCGCCAAACATCAAGTCTGGATCGCCAAACGCACCGGCACGCATCGCCAGACGGCGCAGGATCGCGTACCGCAGGCGCGGTTGTATCGGGGATGGAACATACCCGAATGGGGGAGTCTGGAGGGAACCTATTTGGATCTGGTTAGCGATGTGCTTGCTTCCGGTAAAAACTCGCGGCTCTACAAACGGCTGGTCTATCAGGACCAGATTGCGACGGACGTCAGCGCCTATGTGGATCTGCGTGAGATTGCCGGCTTGTTCACCATCGTCGCGACCGCCAAGCCCGGCATGGAGTTGAGCGTGGTCGAAAAAGCGGTCGATGAAGAGCTGCAGAAATTCCTCAAGACCGGACCCACCGAAAAGGAGCTCAAGCGCATCAAAACGCAGTATCGCGCTTCGTTCATACGCGGCATCGAACGCATCGGCGGATTCGGCGGCAAGAGCGACATTCTGGCTTCAAACATGACCTTTGCCGGTTCGCCCGATTTTTATAAAGTGACGCTGGACCGAGTACAGAAGGCGACCGCCGCTGATCTAAAGGCCGCCGCCGTCAAATGGCTGAGCGACGGCGATTACGTGCTGACGATTCTCCCTTATCCCCAGCTATCCTCAGCGCAGGAATCCGCCGTCGATCGTTCCAAACTGCCTGAGCCGGGAGAACCGCCCCAAGCCGGATTTCCGTCTCTACAGCGCACCGAGCTGACCAACGGACTCAAGGTGGTGCTCATCGAGCGGCACACCATTCCGGTCGTCAACTTTCAGCTGCTGGTCGATGCCGGCTATGCCGCCGATCCGGCGGATTTGCCCGGAGCGGCTCGGCTGACCATGGACATGCTCGATGAAGGCACCAAGTCGAAAACTTCACTCCAGATCAACGAGGAGCTGCAGATGCTCGGCGCCTCGCTGGGCACCGGATCCAGCCTCGACGTGTGCACGGTTTCGCTCAATGCGCTTAAAGAAAATCTGCTGCCTTCTTTGAACCTGTTTGCCGACGTCATCCTCAATCCTGTTTTTCCTGAAGGCGAGTTTGCGCGCCTGCAAAAGGAAACTCTGGCGCGGATCCAGCGCGAAAAAGTCACTCCAGTGCAGATGGCGCTGCGCGTATTTCCCGGGCTGTTGTACGGCCGCGACCATTCCTACGGAAAGCCGCTCACGGGTTCGGGTACCGAGGCATCCGTTTCGCGCATGACCCGCAAAACACTGGTCGATTTCCACCAAGCCTGGTTCAAGCCGAACAATGCGACCCTAATCGTTGTCGGCGACGTGAAGATGGCCGAAGTTAAGCCGCTGCTGGAAAATCTTTTCAAGAGCTGGAAACCCGGCGAGGTGCCCAAGAAAAAAATCGATCCGGTTCAGGACAAGCCGAGCGCCGTTTACATCGTCGATCGCCCGGGTTCGCTGCAGTCGGTTATTTTTGCCGGTCATCTGACGCTGCCGCGCGCCAATGAGCTGGAAGAGGCGGTCGATCTGATGAACAACATTCTCGGCGGCGATTTCACCTCGCGCATCAACATGAATCTGCGCGAGGATAAACACTGGACATACGGCGCGCGCTCGTTGGTGATCGCCGCCAAAGGCCAGCGGATGTACGTCAGCTACAGTCCGGTGCAGGCTGATAAAACCGCCGAAGCGATGGTCGAGATCAAGAAAGAGTTGGAAGGTATCGTCGGCGATCGGCCGCCGACGGAGGATGAGTTCCTTAAGACGCAGTCCAATGTGCTGCTCGGACTGCCCGGTTCATGGGAAACGATCAGCAGCATAGCCGGTTCGGCCGCGGAAATTGTACAATACAACCTGCCGGACGATTACTTTCAAAAGTACCCCGGCAGGCTGCGCGCCATGACGGTTGAGGATGTCCGCCGAGCCGCTAAAGCCGCCGTGAAGCCGCAGGCGCTCATCTGGGTGATCGTCGGCGACCGCAGCAAGATCGAGGAACCGATCAAGGCGCTCGGTTTCGGCGAGATCAGAGCCGTAGACGCCGACGGGAATCTGCTGTAA